TATTACAGACAGAGCTTAATAAACTTCAAAAGATAAAGAAAGAGATTGATGCTTTTGAGAAAAAGAAGAATGAGCTTCAGAAGAAGATCGATATTGTTAAAAATCTTAAAAAAGGGCAAAAAGGTTATGCCCCTTTATTTATCAACATTGAAAGATCACTACCAGATGATGTTTGGCTTGGGAATATAAATTTTAATGGTACGACGATAACTTTGAATGTAACTTCACTGAGAAGTTCCTCTGTCAATCAGTTTATTATGAACCTTTACAAAACAAAGATGTTTTCAAACATAGAACTAAAAGTTGTGAAAAAAGGGAATGTTGATAAAGTGGATATAAATGAGTTTAATGTTGTTGCTAATGTAAATTTGGGTGGATGATATGGCTAATTTAATTAAAACTATCTCAGGTATAAAAAAGCTGTATCGTTTTATTGCTTACTTTTTAGTGATTATTTTTATTGGAGCATTGTATTATTTTATGTTATATTCTCCTTTAAAAGATGAGCTAGAAAAAATTAAAGCCGATCATGAAAGACTTTTGAATGATATAAATAAGATAAAACCGAAAGTGCAGAACTATGAACAGTTTAAAAAAGAGGTTGAAATACTTGATAGACAGTTCTCAATGCTGCTTGAGATTTTGCCCAATGAAAAGAGTTACAATTTAATCTACGATCAGTTGGTAGATCTTGCTGAAAAAAATAGTCTAAAGGTCGTATTATTCCAACCTACTAACGAAACTTCTATCGATGATTTTCACTCTAAAGTAAATTTTAATATGAATGTTGAGGGTGGGTATCTTGAGTTTGTTAATTTTCTTCATCATGTTAGCTTTATCAATAGGGTTATTAACTTAAACAACTTTACTATTACACAAAGGAAAGAATCGGATGGAAGAATGGTAATCAGTGTTGGGATGTCGATGAATTCGTATATGTTTAAACAGGGTCAGGGAGATCAAAAGGTGCAAGATAACAAAACTGGAGAGAAAAAATGAGATACTTTGTTGTCTTAGCAGCTACATTTTTGGTTTTAGCATGTACAGAGGAACCACCAAAACAGCAAATAAATCCAGTAATAAATAAAAAAATGGAGC
This window of the Calditerrivibrio sp. genome carries:
- a CDS encoding PilN domain-containing protein; the encoded protein is MIRVNLLGTKKKKKLDPIYIEIFVFFLLVVGLVLYIFTIHTGILNEKQRIKDEIVILQTELNKLQKIKKEIDAFEKKKNELQKKIDIVKNLKKGQKGYAPLFINIERSLPDDVWLGNINFNGTTITLNVTSLRSSSVNQFIMNLYKTKMFSNIELKVVKKGNVDKVDINEFNVVANVNLGG
- a CDS encoding type 4a pilus biogenesis protein PilO, producing the protein MANLIKTISGIKKLYRFIAYFLVIIFIGALYYFMLYSPLKDELEKIKADHERLLNDINKIKPKVQNYEQFKKEVEILDRQFSMLLEILPNEKSYNLIYDQLVDLAEKNSLKVVLFQPTNETSIDDFHSKVNFNMNVEGGYLEFVNFLHHVSFINRVINLNNFTITQRKESDGRMVISVGMSMNSYMFKQGQGDQKVQDNKTGEKK